The proteins below are encoded in one region of Flavobacterium nackdongense:
- the rpsJ gene encoding 30S ribosomal protein S10 produces MSQKIRIKLKSYDYMLVDKSAEKIVKTVKSTGAVVTGPIPLPTHKKLFTVLRSPHVNKKAREQFEVMSYKRLIDIYSSSSKTIDALMKLELPSGVEVEIKV; encoded by the coding sequence ATGAGTCAAAAAATCAGAATAAAATTAAAATCTTACGATTATATGTTGGTAGACAAGTCTGCCGAGAAAATTGTAAAAACAGTAAAAAGCACTGGAGCTGTAGTAACAGGACCAATCCCGTTGCCAACTCACAAAAAACTTTTTACAGTGCTACGTTCTCCACACGTTAACAAAAAAGCCAGAGAGCAATTTGAAGTTATGTCATACAAGAGATTGATCGACATTTATTCTTCGTCATCAAAAACTATCGATGCTTTGATGAAATTGGAATTGCCTAGCGGTGTTGAAGTAGAGATCAAAGTTTAA